The genome window CCATTGCTAATGGAAAGCGGAAGAATCGTACTACCGCTCTACTCCGACGGCTATAACCTTTCCTTAACAGCCATTTCGGAAGATCACGGCGCAACCTGGCGCCCGGGGCTGCCCATTGTAGGCCGCGGCCCCATCCAACCGGCATTGGGATTGAAAAAGAATGGTAATCTGGTTGCCTTCATGCGCGACAGCGGTGACCCGCCTACACGCGTACATTACAGCGAATCCTCAGACAAGGGCGAAAGCTGGACAGCAACGCGAAAAACAGACATCCCTAACACCGCCAGTGTAGAATTTCTGGTTTTGAATGATGGTAAATGGGCTTTTCTGGGTAACGACATCGATGACGGACGTTATGAACTAACCCTCCGGATTTCCGCAGATGAAGGCAAAACCTGGAAACGCGGCTGGATCGAAAACGATAAATCCAAAAAAGGCGGCTACTCCTACCCTTCGCTCATTCAGACTGCCGACGGCCTGTTGCATATGACCTATTCCTACCATCCGGAAAAAGGCAAAAAATCAATCAAATATGTAGTGGTAGATCCGAAGTTATTATGAAGATCAGGCGGAAGCGGAAAGTCCGCTTCATGCCAGCACAAAGAATACAATACTAAACCTATAAATAGTTAATGCTTAAAACCCCCAACCTCCGTTTCCTGCCGTTGATTTTTCTCTTGATGACACTATCCTTCGGTAAGAATTCCGCACAGACCGTCCATCAGGATAAGCCATTCAAACAGGATTACAGCATCAAATTCTACGCTAATGAGAGCATGAATTTGCAGCAGGTCATTGCCGACCGGAATGAGAATATGCAGATCCTGGGCAAGGATGGCTTGCTGCATCCCGAAAATGGACAGTTTTTACATCCGGGAAGCATTCGCGCAGATAATTCCTATCGGTTTATGAAGGACAAAAAGATCGCCGCAATCGCAAGCTACCAGGACCAGCATGTATATCTGACCGAATCCTTCATCCTCAGCAACGCCTGGGCCGGAACGCTCCTTTCGAAACATACATTGCCCAAAGCCAGCATTTTTGCCGGCGGCAACAACTTTGCTTTCCTGATATCGGATGGCAAGTCGCTGCAACTGGTTCAGGATTCAAAGAACATCTGGAGTGGAAATCTGCCCGATGACGAGGTTTTGGACATTGTTTTTCAAAGTACAGGAAATCAGTTCTGGATACTGGGAAGGAAATCGCTTTATAATCTTCCGGTTGGAAATAATGTGTTGACCAAGGCTTTTTCAGGGAACAATTTCACGGCTTTTGACCTCGCTAATAAAGAAAAGAGCATTATAATCGGAACCAGCGATGGCTATCATGTTTTTGATATAACCTCAAAAAAACAAACCGGGACTATCCACAACAAGCTTCCCGTCAATAAGATAACAGCCGTAAAAGAGGTGAATAACCGTATCTGGTTTGGTTCAGACGAGGGTGCATTTGCACTCCGGGCTGATAATAAGTTCGATTACTATTATGGTGAGCGCTGGCTGCCGGGCAATAAGGTCGTTGACATTGCAGAAGGGGCTCAAAATTCAGTTTTGATATTGACGAACAAAGGGTTAGGCCAGATTAATTTCAAATCGATGTCGCTTGAAGAAAAAGCTTTGCATTTTGAAAAACAAGTAAGGCAGCGGCACATCAGAAACGGGTTTAATGCCTCACTGGTTAACATGGACCACGGAAATGTTGCGACGGGTTTTATGGAAGATTCTGATAATGACGGACTTTGGACTTCCATGTATCTGGGCGGCGAAATTTTCCGCTACGCCGTGACAAAAGATCCCGAAGCACTGCAAAATTGTCGGGAATCCTTGGACGCTTTGGAAAGATTGTACTCGGTAACCGGCATTCCCGGCTTTCCGGCGCGCTCTTTTGAGCGATCGGGGCACATTAAGGAGCTAAGCGACAGCGAGCGTTGGCAGCATTCCGCTGAAAAAGAATGGGATTGGAAATCGACCACCAGCAGCGATGAAGTGATCGGGCATGTGTTCGCATTCGGTGCTATGGCTGAGCTTGTCGATGATCCGTCTATGAAGAAACGGGCGGTTGCACTGATCGACACATTGATGTCTCACATCGTTAAAAATAATCTATATCTGATAGATTTTGATGGAAAACCGACCATGTGGGGCAAATGGAACCCTGAGTATGTGAATGCTTTTCCAATCAATGTTGGAGACCGGAAGCTGAATTCTTCCAACATTGTATCCATGCTGCAGACGGCTTATCATTTTACAAAAAAAGAAAAATACAAAGCCAAAGCTTTTGAACTGATGAACAAGCATGGCTATTTCGAGAACATGATGCGTTCCATGAAAGTGATCGGACAAGCCCCGGCAGACGCGGATGAGCATAGTAAGCACATGTCCGACGGCTGGAACCATTCTGATGATGAAATGTATTTTGTGGGTTACTGGGGGCTTTATCGCTACGCACTTAATGATACGCTGAAAGCAAGATACAAGCAGCAGATCCTGGATCACTGGCAGGTTGAGCGTCCTGAAAAAGAGGGCGCCTGGAACATTTTCACAGCAATGACCGGAGCAAAAGATTTCGATCTGAAAGAAGCGGTCTGGTATTTACAGGAACATCCGCTCGACCTGATCGACTGGAACATCAAAAACAGCCATCGAAAAGACATTGAGTTGATTGAACCCAACTTCCGCAGGCAAACCACCAAGGAAGTGCTCCCGCCCGACGAGCGCCAGGTTCAGCGCCACAATGCCAATATGTTCAGCCTGGACCGGGAAGGCCGAAATGGTGACGGTGAGTATAGCGCGGGTGATATCTGGCTTTTGCCCTACTGGATGGGGCGCTATCTCGGGGTCATCAGCGCACCACAAAAATAGCTCCATGCAATTTCAACGTTATTTTTCAATCACAATAATGCTATTCTCAATGCTGTCTTGCCAAACGGAATCCTATCTGCAGGAGAAACAGGTTACCCAGGATTACGGTTATCATCACGATCTGGACAATAACGACAACTTTTCACCCGACGGGAAATGGTTGGTTTATGACACACGGACAGACAGCGGCGGCATTGCGGAATCAGCTAAGATTGAGAAAGTAAACATTGAAACAGGTGAGAAAAAGGTTTTGTTTGAAATAAAAAACAATCAAATATGGGGGCCGGGAGCTGGCGCTGTCAGTTATAGCCCGGTCCGGCAAGCCGTTGTTTTTATTCATGGGCTGGCTAATAGCACAAAGGAAAATCCATATCAGCAATGGCGCAGAACAGGCGTGATCATTGAAGACGCAAACCCGAACGTTCCGATTTATATGGACGCCCGGGACGTGACTTTTCCATTCACGCCCGGCGCATTACGCGGCGGCACGCACCGGCACGAATGGAGCGGCGACGGAAAATGGATCGGTTTTACTTATAATGATGCCATCCTGAAAGCGCTTGAAGATGCTTCGGGACAAAAGCGAAACCTGCGCACAATAGGCGTTTCCACAAAAATAAGGCAGGTAAATGTCGACAAAAATGAAGAAAACGTCTCCGGTGAGTGGTTCAGCGCATTGGTAGTTCGTGTTGTTCCAAATCCCGAACCAGGAAGCGATCAGATCAGCCATGCAGCAGGCGACAGCTGGGTCGGGACGAATGGTTATTTGTTAAAAAACGGCGAGAAGCAGCTTGCAAGAGCATTTATTGGTGTTGTAAAAAATAAAAACGGCCAGGATGTGAGCGAAGTTTTTATCGTCGATATTCCCAACGACATTACGCAGCCCGGCGAACTTGGGCCATTGGAAGGAACAAAAGATGATTTCCCGATGCCTCCCAAAGGAGCAAGCCAAAGGAGAGTGACATTCACTGCTGAAACCGAATTTCCAGGATGCACCGGCATTGTGCGGTCGTCACCGGACGGAACTTCGCTTGCCTATTTGGCAAAAGATAAAAATGGTGTTGAGCAGATCTTCCTGATCTCACCATTGGGCGGGGAGCCGCGTCAGCTTACTGCACACGGATCTAATGTTTCGGGGAACGTAAGATGGCGTCCGGACGGGAAAGCGGTGGGTTACATTCACGAGGGAAGTATTTCAATTTGCAAGATTGGCGACGCGCCTTTTGAACAAAGATTCGTAAAAATCACGCAGCCTACCAATCCCGCGCCGTCTAATTTGGTGTGGTCTCCCGACGGTAAGACATTAGCATTCAATCGTTTGGTACAAAAAGAAGGCAAGCCTGCTTCTCAGCAGATATTTGTCATTGAAGTGAAGATGTAGGGGAAAGCGCAAACAATCGCGTCTGCATATTTATAACTTAATATGCAAATTATCCTATGATTCATACCATGCGCTGGTTCGGGCCTAATGATCCCGTTTCACTGATGGACATACGCCAGGCCGGATGCGCCGGAATCGTCAGCGCGCTGCACCAGATACCCGTAGGCGATGTGTGGTCGCCCGAAGCGATCGCAGAACGAAAATCGCTTATCGAAGCTGGTAATGAACGGTTTACGAAGCTTGAATGGCTGGTTGTTGAAAGTCTTCCCGTTCACGAACACATTAAAAAAGGCCTTCCTAACCGTGAACTTTACATTGAAAACTACAAGGAATCATTAAAAAACCTGGCCGCCAGCGGAATCAGGACCGTTTGCTACAACTTCATGCCGGTGCTGGACTGGTCGCGTACGCAGCTGGACTATACAATGCCCGAAGGCCATAAAACCCTTCGCTTCGTTTGGGTAGATTTCGCATTGTTTGACCTTTACATTCTTCGCAGGCCCAATGCCGCGGCCGACTACGAGCCTGAAATCCAGCAATCAGCAAGGGAAAAATTCGAGCGCATGTCGCCCGAAGAAATTTCTCATCTCACAAACACCGTTTTATTAGGATTACCTGGCTCGGAAGAGGCATTTGATCTTGTTAATTTCCAAAGCCTGCTGGACGCTTATGCGCACATTGGTGATCGGCAGCTGCGTGAAAATCTGTATTATTTTATCAAAGAAGTTGCGCCCCTGGCGCAGGAACTGGGCGTAAATCTCTGCATTCATCCCGATGACCCGCCAAGGTCGTTATTGGGTTTGCCTAGGGTTGTCAGTACAGAAGCCGACCTCGAAGAGCTCATGCAAGCCAGTAATGTCCGAGCCAATGGGATTACATTCTGCACCGGTTCTCTGGGCGTAAGGGCTGATAATGAACTTGTTAAAATCATTGAACGCTTCGGTGACCGCATTCATTTCGTGCATTTGAGAACCACGAAGCGTGAAGATGGCACCCGGAATTTCCACGAAGCACCGCATCTGTACGGCGATGTAGATATGTACGCTGTCATCAAAGCGCTATTAGCCGAAGAGCAAAAACGTAAGGAAGCTGGCTATCAGGACATTGAGCTTCCTATGCGTCCCGATCACGGTTTCCAGATGCTCGATGATCTGCACAAAAGAACATATCCCGGCTATTCCGGCATCGGGCGATTGAAAGCATTGGCAGAGCTCCGCGGATTGGAAGTGGGCATTAAGCGTGCTTTTCATTATTAAAATGCCAAATCAAGAACATTAATCACCCACGATTTTTATAGAAATGCCTGAAATTGAAGATTCTAACACAGCCGCTTTAAATGTATTTTCACTCGCCGGAAAACTGGCGCTTATCACGGGCGGCGGAAGCGGCATTGGCTTTTACATTGCCCAAAGCATGGTTCAGGCCGGAGCCAAAGTGGTTATAACCGGTCGGCGCGAAGGTGTTTTGCAAGAAGCGGTCGCCACGCTCGGGCCTAATGTGCATTACTTTACCAATGACGTCACGCAACTCAGCACCATTCCCACATTGATCGAAAGCATTGAGGCGAAGCACGGCCCGATTGATATTTTGGTCAATAATGCAGGCATTAATATGAAAAAACATGCCATTGAAGTCACAGATGAAGATTTCGATCGTGTTATTCAAACCAATTTACATGCGGTTTTTGCTGTAACAAGAGAAGTGGGCAAGCGAATGATCGTGCGCAAGAAAGGCTCTATCATTATGATTACCTCCATGGCCGCGTTATACGGAATTGACCGTGTAGTGGCTTATACAGCTTCCAAATCCGCGGTTGGCGGCATGGTGAAAGCGCTGGCCACCGAATTTTCCCCTTATAATGTAAGGATAAATGCAGTGGCTCCGGGTTTTATAGAAACGCCCATGATGCTCACCGCTATGAACGGCGACCCATCGCGGCGCGACAAAGCCATGGACCGCACGCCCATGGGAACCTGGGGCAAACCCGACGACATCGGCTGGGCCGCCGTCTTCCTCGCCTCCCCCGCCGCCAAATTCATCACTGGCGTCTCGTTGCCCGTAGATGGTGGCAATTCGATTGGGTTTTAACATTGAAAGAGCTTTTATACACTATAATCATAAACACATACTATGGACGAAAAAGTGAAGTTGTTTGATCAGAAAAAAATAAGGAGCCACTGGGATGCAGATTTGGAAAGGTGGTTTTTCGTGATTACTGACATTGTTGGAGTTTTGACCGAAAGCCCGAATCCGAGAAAATATTGGAGTGTTCTTAAGGGACGGCTGAAAAAAGAAGGAAGTCAGTTGACTACAGTTTGTAGTCAACTGAAAATGATTGCCGCAGACGGGAAGTCATACTTAACTGATGTTGCAGATACGGAACAAACGCTGAGGCTCATCCAATCGATACCATCACCTAAGGCGGAACCATTTAAGCTATGGTTAGCAAGTGTCGGAAATGAGCGGATTAACGAGACCGAAAATCCGGAATTGACATTTGACCGTGCAATGAAAACCTATTTACAAAAAGGATATAGTAAAGCATGGATTAATCAACGTCTTAAAAGCATTGAAATAAGAAAAGAACTAACAGACGAATGGGAGAATCGAGGAGTTAAAGCGGGAAAGGAATTTGCAACACTGACGGACATTATTACGCGGGCCTGGAGTGAGAAATCAGTCAAAGAGTATAAGGAATTTAAAAACCTACAAAAGGAAAATCTCAGGGACAATATGACTAACCTGGAATTGGTACTTAATATGCTCGCGGAAGCAACAACAAGCGAAATATCAAAAGAGAAACTTCCCGCCACGTTCGAAGAAAGTAAGGACGTTGCAACTGCTGGTGGCAGTATTGCTGGCAATACCAGAAAGGAAATTGAAGCCAAGACCGGGAAGAGAATTGTTAGCCCGGACAACGCGAGGAGTTTAGGTAACCGACGAAAACCTGACGAGTTGCAAGATTAATCCGATTCAAGATACATTATTAATTTCAACCCAAAGACCAATGAAGCAAGTGATATTTTTAAAACCAATAAATCTTTTTCTAACGTTTATAATGCTGATTTCGATTGTATCGAATAGCAACGCCCAGAAAATCAAATGGAATAAAGTCAAAGTCCTGGTTTATACTAAAAATGGGAAGGGTTATGTGCATGATAACATTGCGGCTTCGGTGGTGGCGATCCAGGCTCTGGGGAAGCAGCATGGTTTCGGGGTGGATGTGAGCGATGATCCTGCGAAGTTTACGGAAGAGAATCTGAAACAGTATGACGCGCTTATTTTTTCCAATACAAATAATGATGTGTTCGATACGGACGCACAGCGCGTTGCATTGATGCGCTATATCCAGGCGGGCGGGAATTTTGTTGGCCTGCACTCGGCCTCCGGGACTGAGCGGAAGTGGCGCTGGTTCAAGGATATGCTGGGCGGAACATTCTTCTGGCATGAACCCGGACAAAGCTTCACAGTGAATGTTCTGGACTCCAAAAATCCTTCCCTGGCGCACCTACCCGCAAAATGGGAGCGCAAAACGGATGAATTTTATTTTATCAAGGAGCTGGGCGTGAACCTGAATGTGCTGGCTGTAAATGATCATACAACGATTCAAAAACCTGCCGGAAAGGCACTGGACACATTTGGGACCGTTTTCCCGTCGGTTTGGTGGCATGAGTACGACGGTGGCCGCGCCTTTTATACTTCGCTGGGGCACCAGAAGGAAGATTATGAGCAGGAAGATTTGAGAAAACACATTCTGGGAGCCATCGAATGGGCCATAGGACCTCAAAAAGCAAGAAATTACAGCAAGGCTTATGCAACAAGCCCCACTGACGAAGTGCGTAAAAAGTAATATCAAAAACATTAATCCTGAATCCAATGAAAAATTTAACAGAAGAAAACGGCCAGGACAGAAGGTCGTTCCTGAAAAGCGCCGCCACCGGAACGGCCGGTATCATTGCGGCTTCCATGTTCCCGACGATCGTCCCGGCAAGTGTTTTTGGAAAATACGCACCCAGTAACCGCATCAACATCGGCCAGATCGGCATCGGACGCATTGCAACCGGTCACGATTTACCTGAAATCCTGAAAAATGAGGTGGCTCATGTGATGGCTGTGGCGGATGTAGATAAAAACCGGCTTGCGCAGGGCAAACAGTGGATTGAAAATAAATATGCAGATAAGACCGGCAAAGCGAATTACGTAGATGTGAAAGCATATGACGACTATAAGGAGCTTTTGGCCAATAAAGAAATTGACGCGGTGATCATCAGCACGCCCGATCACTGGCATGCACAGCCTGCGATGGAGGCGGCCGTTGCGGGCAAGCACATTTACATGCAAAAACCTACTTCGCTGACGATCAAAGAAGGCCGTATGATGGCTGACATGATTAAGAAAAAGAAAGTGGTTTTCCAGTTGGGAAGTCAACAGCGATCGATGAACCCATGGCCGCAATTCAAAAGAACTTGTGAGCTGGTTCGCAATGGCCGCATTGGCAAGCTGAAAAAAGTTTACGTAGGCTTACCAGGTGATCCGGCAGGGGGCAACACAGAAAAAATGCCGGTTCCCTCCAATTTGAACTACGATATGTGGCTGGGCTCAACGCCCGAAGTATACTATACGTTGGATCGTGTGCATTCACAAACCGATATTAATGACCGTCCGGGATGGCTGCGTTTAGAGCAATTCGGTGCGGGTATGATCACCGGCTGGGGTTCTCACCACATTGACATCGCGCATTGGGGCATGGATACCGAGCTGACCGGCCCGATTGAAATCGATGGAAAAGCCACATTCCCGCCTGCCGGTTCCGGCTTATGGAATGTGCACGGCGACTTCCTGGTGAATGCTAAATATGCCAATGGTGTTGAAATGGAAATCGGCGGCACCAACCCCAACGGGGTGAAATTCGAAGGAACGGACGGCTGGATCTTCGTTTCGCGTGGCAATGTGGGCGTGACGGCTTCCGATCCAGGCGCAGCTGCCGCAGCAAAGGAAAATAAGGCGTTCTATGCAAGTGATCCTAAAATCCTGGGTTCGGTAATACAGGCGAATGAAATCCACCTCTACGAAAGCCCCGAACAACACCAGAACTGGCTCGAATGCATCCAAAATGGCAAACAAACCGTAAGCCACGCCGAAATTGCACAACGCTCCTGCTCAGCGTGCCTGATCGCGCATACAGCGATGAAACTGGGTCGTAAACTGAAATGGGATCCGAAAAAAGAAGAATACATCGGAGACAAGGAAGCCAATGCAACATTATCACGGCCCCAGCGCGGACCATATGGCACTAACTATGTAAAAGGATAATTATTTTTCAAATTTATCAATTGCCCCGGGCTTAAGCCCGGGGCAATTGATAAATTTGAAAATGTTAGTAGTTTCCTTTGTATTCTCTGGGAGTGTGGCCAATGTATCTTTTGAAATTTCTATTAAAATTGGATAGAGAGTCAAATCCGCTGTCGTAGGCGATTTGAGCAATCGTCCACTTATCTTCTAATAATAACTTGCACGCGTGACCTATCCGGATTTCGTTTACAAAATCAATAAAAGTCTTATTTGACCGGGCTTTGAAATATCTGCAGAAAGCCGCCTCGGTCATCCCCGCCAGAGACGCCACATCACCTAGCCTGATTTCCTGCGAAAAGTGTTGCAGCACATAATTGTGCACCTTATGCATGCGCTCCGTCTCCGAAACTTTGTAAGTATTTACATAACCATAACTGGAAATCGGAGAACCGCCAGCTTCGTGCGCAAGCTTATCCAGCAATGTGAGCAGCTGAATAATGGTTTGAAATCCTTCTGAATGCATGATCGACATCAATTCCGAACGGATATGGCTTCTTAACTCCCCCTTATATTCAATGCCGCGTTTTGAATCCAGAAGCAGCTGTTTCAACGCCAGCATCTCTGGTTTCTCCAAAAAATCCTTCCCCAGAAAATCCTCCTGAAAGTACAAAACAACGCCATGTGTCGCCAGTGAAGAACCGGTGTCGAAATAAGCCGCGTCGCTGCGCCACAGGTGGGGAACATCGGGCCCGAGGAAAACCGTATCACCAGGACCGAACGTTTGCACAGAATCGCCGATCAACCGCTTGCCAGTTCCTTCCAAAACAGTGAACAACTGGTAATGCGGATGAAAATGCCAGTTAGGATCAAAATGAGGTGCTTTCAACTCCTGGATCGTCACCGTCCTGACCTGGCTTTCAATATTTTTATGGATTGGCGCCTTCATAAACCTGCTTTATTTTACCTTAATGCTATACAAAAGTAGCACATTGCCATCAAAATACGGCTAGTATGGATTTCTACTGATCCGTTTATCCAAAAAATCAATTATGCAACGGCAAAAGAAATTTCCGTGAATCGCGTTGTAATTAACGTAGTACAGCACTGCGGGATTTATGCGCCAAACCTTTTATGGCATAGTTTTTTAATTATTGAACGCTCGTAAATCCAATTCCAACGTTTTGAGTTACGTTGTATTCTTATAACTTCAAATAGCAGCAATTAAGCAGTCATGAACAAAAATATTACCTTCCTAGCGTTCCTGTTTGGCGTTTTCGCCTTGTCCAGCTGTGGAAAAACAACCACAATCAACACAAATATGGAGCTCACCGGAAAGTGGGAGCTGCAAAGTATAGTGCAAAATTCAGACACGATAAAAAAACCTGTATTAGCCAAAGGTCAAATGCCCGTAAGCCTGCATTTTAAAGAGAAAGGTGAGCTGGAAGGAACATCCTCAACCAACATACTGACAGGCTTCTATGAAACAGCGCAACAGAACACCATTCAAATGGGCGGCGGCGGCACCGAGCGGGCCGAAACGCAGTGGGGTAATTTGTTTGTAAATGCAATTCCAAACGTAAATCTGTACGATCTGAAAATGAATAAGCTGGTGCTTTATTATGAAAATAACAATCAGTTGATTTTCAGTAGAGTGCAATAGTTTTTTTATATAATATGAAAAAGGCAGCCTTGGTCGAATGATCAGGCTGCCTTTTTCTTGTCTCACATCTTAGCTTATTTTGCCCTGATCTAAACGGCAGGCTTGCTAAAAGATCAATATGCGGTTGATATTTGTCAAATCAGGTAAAATTTGAAGCGGTTTTTTATTGTAAAATTGTGTGCATTTTAGCAGGACATTTCCTGACCAAAAACCTTTTTTGATGAAGTACAGCATGAATCTCCTCCTCTGGGGGCCACAAATTGACGATAGCCTTTTCCCTACCCTCGAACTAATCAAAGAAATTGGCTTTGACGGCGTAGAAGTCCCGATTTTCAACACCAACCCTGCACATTGGTTTAACTTCCGTAAAAAGCTCGACGAGCTTGGTCTGGCATGCGAAACCGACACGATCTGCGGCCCATCGGAACATTTGATCAGCCCTGATCCAGCCATGCGCAGGCATACGATCGACCACTTGAAAAGCGCACTGGATTGTTCGCTTGTGCTGGGCGCAACCAAATTAATGGGCCCTTACCATTCTGCATTGGGCGTTTTCACAGGCCAGCCAGCCACGCCGGAAGAATGGCAATGGGCAATAGAAGGCATCCGCGAAGTGGCTGATTATGCTGAATCCCTCGACATTACATTAGGCCTCGAATATCTCAACCGCTTCGAGCTCTATCTTACATCCTGCGGCGACGAGCTGATCCGCTTCGTAGACGAGGTGAACCACCCGCATTGCAAGATCATGTTCGACACTTTCCACGCCAACATTGAAGAAAAGAACATCGGCGACACCATGCGCAAAGCAGGCGACCGCATTTCATTTATACAACTTTCTGAAAATGACCGCTCTACACCCGGAAAAGGAAATGTAGATTGGGAAGGCGTTTTCAAAGCCATCAAAGACATTAAATACGACGGCTGGATCAGCATTGAAGCATTCAGCCAAAAACTGCCAGTCGCCAACATCTGGCGCAAAATGTTCGAATCCGAAGAGCAGCTCATGCGCGACGGACTGGCCTTCATCAAATCAAATTTGTCCTGATCCATCCAAAAAATCGACCTTGTCATACAATTTCCCCGGGTTGAAACCCGGGCCTAGGAAATCGGTCGAGCCTATGGCTCTTTCTCGTTGATGGTTCACTTATCTCGCAAGAGCCGGAGGCTCGGAATATTTTTTAACGGCGGGTTTTAATCCGCTGGCTCCCGACAAGCCCGGGTTGAAACCCAGGCTAG of Dyadobacter chenhuakuii contains these proteins:
- a CDS encoding sugar phosphate isomerase/epimerase family protein — protein: MKYSMNLLLWGPQIDDSLFPTLELIKEIGFDGVEVPIFNTNPAHWFNFRKKLDELGLACETDTICGPSEHLISPDPAMRRHTIDHLKSALDCSLVLGATKLMGPYHSALGVFTGQPATPEEWQWAIEGIREVADYAESLDITLGLEYLNRFELYLTSCGDELIRFVDEVNHPHCKIMFDTFHANIEEKNIGDTMRKAGDRISFIQLSENDRSTPGKGNVDWEGVFKAIKDIKYDGWISIEAFSQKLPVANIWRKMFESEEQLMRDGLAFIKSNLS
- a CDS encoding AraC family transcriptional regulator, whose protein sequence is MKAPIHKNIESQVRTVTIQELKAPHFDPNWHFHPHYQLFTVLEGTGKRLIGDSVQTFGPGDTVFLGPDVPHLWRSDAAYFDTGSSLATHGVVLYFQEDFLGKDFLEKPEMLALKQLLLDSKRGIEYKGELRSHIRSELMSIMHSEGFQTIIQLLTLLDKLAHEAGGSPISSYGYVNTYKVSETERMHKVHNYVLQHFSQEIRLGDVASLAGMTEAAFCRYFKARSNKTFIDFVNEIRIGHACKLLLEDKWTIAQIAYDSGFDSLSNFNRNFKRYIGHTPREYKGNY
- a CDS encoding Gfo/Idh/MocA family protein, which produces MKNLTEENGQDRRSFLKSAATGTAGIIAASMFPTIVPASVFGKYAPSNRINIGQIGIGRIATGHDLPEILKNEVAHVMAVADVDKNRLAQGKQWIENKYADKTGKANYVDVKAYDDYKELLANKEIDAVIISTPDHWHAQPAMEAAVAGKHIYMQKPTSLTIKEGRMMADMIKKKKVVFQLGSQQRSMNPWPQFKRTCELVRNGRIGKLKKVYVGLPGDPAGGNTEKMPVPSNLNYDMWLGSTPEVYYTLDRVHSQTDINDRPGWLRLEQFGAGMITGWGSHHIDIAHWGMDTELTGPIEIDGKATFPPAGSGLWNVHGDFLVNAKYANGVEMEIGGTNPNGVKFEGTDGWIFVSRGNVGVTASDPGAAAAAKENKAFYASDPKILGSVIQANEIHLYESPEQHQNWLECIQNGKQTVSHAEIAQRSCSACLIAHTAMKLGRKLKWDPKKEEYIGDKEANATLSRPQRGPYGTNYVKG
- a CDS encoding DUF3748 domain-containing protein; translation: MLSCQTESYLQEKQVTQDYGYHHDLDNNDNFSPDGKWLVYDTRTDSGGIAESAKIEKVNIETGEKKVLFEIKNNQIWGPGAGAVSYSPVRQAVVFIHGLANSTKENPYQQWRRTGVIIEDANPNVPIYMDARDVTFPFTPGALRGGTHRHEWSGDGKWIGFTYNDAILKALEDASGQKRNLRTIGVSTKIRQVNVDKNEENVSGEWFSALVVRVVPNPEPGSDQISHAAGDSWVGTNGYLLKNGEKQLARAFIGVVKNKNGQDVSEVFIVDIPNDITQPGELGPLEGTKDDFPMPPKGASQRRVTFTAETEFPGCTGIVRSSPDGTSLAYLAKDKNGVEQIFLISPLGGEPRQLTAHGSNVSGNVRWRPDGKAVGYIHEGSISICKIGDAPFEQRFVKITQPTNPAPSNLVWSPDGKTLAFNRLVQKEGKPASQQIFVIEVKM
- a CDS encoding ThuA domain-containing protein, which encodes MLISIVSNSNAQKIKWNKVKVLVYTKNGKGYVHDNIAASVVAIQALGKQHGFGVDVSDDPAKFTEENLKQYDALIFSNTNNDVFDTDAQRVALMRYIQAGGNFVGLHSASGTERKWRWFKDMLGGTFFWHEPGQSFTVNVLDSKNPSLAHLPAKWERKTDEFYFIKELGVNLNVLAVNDHTTIQKPAGKALDTFGTVFPSVWWHEYDGGRAFYTSLGHQKEDYEQEDLRKHILGAIEWAIGPQKARNYSKAYATSPTDEVRKK
- a CDS encoding BRO-N domain-containing protein — its product is MDEKVKLFDQKKIRSHWDADLERWFFVITDIVGVLTESPNPRKYWSVLKGRLKKEGSQLTTVCSQLKMIAADGKSYLTDVADTEQTLRLIQSIPSPKAEPFKLWLASVGNERINETENPELTFDRAMKTYLQKGYSKAWINQRLKSIEIRKELTDEWENRGVKAGKEFATLTDIITRAWSEKSVKEYKEFKNLQKENLRDNMTNLELVLNMLAEATTSEISKEKLPATFEESKDVATAGGSIAGNTRKEIEAKTGKRIVSPDNARSLGNRRKPDELQD
- a CDS encoding SDR family NAD(P)-dependent oxidoreductase codes for the protein MPEIEDSNTAALNVFSLAGKLALITGGGSGIGFYIAQSMVQAGAKVVITGRREGVLQEAVATLGPNVHYFTNDVTQLSTIPTLIESIEAKHGPIDILVNNAGINMKKHAIEVTDEDFDRVIQTNLHAVFAVTREVGKRMIVRKKGSIIMITSMAALYGIDRVVAYTASKSAVGGMVKALATEFSPYNVRINAVAPGFIETPMMLTAMNGDPSRRDKAMDRTPMGTWGKPDDIGWAAVFLASPAAKFITGVSLPVDGGNSIGF
- the uxuA gene encoding mannonate dehydratase, with the protein product MIHTMRWFGPNDPVSLMDIRQAGCAGIVSALHQIPVGDVWSPEAIAERKSLIEAGNERFTKLEWLVVESLPVHEHIKKGLPNRELYIENYKESLKNLAASGIRTVCYNFMPVLDWSRTQLDYTMPEGHKTLRFVWVDFALFDLYILRRPNAAADYEPEIQQSAREKFERMSPEEISHLTNTVLLGLPGSEEAFDLVNFQSLLDAYAHIGDRQLRENLYYFIKEVAPLAQELGVNLCIHPDDPPRSLLGLPRVVSTEADLEELMQASNVRANGITFCTGSLGVRADNELVKIIERFGDRIHFVHLRTTKREDGTRNFHEAPHLYGDVDMYAVIKALLAEEQKRKEAGYQDIELPMRPDHGFQMLDDLHKRTYPGYSGIGRLKALAELRGLEVGIKRAFHY
- a CDS encoding META domain-containing protein, whose amino-acid sequence is MNKNITFLAFLFGVFALSSCGKTTTINTNMELTGKWELQSIVQNSDTIKKPVLAKGQMPVSLHFKEKGELEGTSSTNILTGFYETAQQNTIQMGGGGTERAETQWGNLFVNAIPNVNLYDLKMNKLVLYYENNNQLIFSRVQ